One genomic window of Oncorhynchus clarkii lewisi isolate Uvic-CL-2024 chromosome 5, UVic_Ocla_1.0, whole genome shotgun sequence includes the following:
- the LOC139409400 gene encoding protein transport protein Sec16B-like isoform X4, producing the protein MDPRSPHWTEPGPGRHPQRPREREDYHRPAHPQQGTGPGHYPPPPNVGDAITGHYPPPPDPRERERQWSHQDPRYRVYLTSPPPSRPPLEFSLNSYSTPHSRTAYDRPHSTMSYIRPEPQHSRPHSRQAYDYPPQIHWDHSQDYGYYDQGYYKGHYPDAGQWPPQEQWRSDQYQERRYEQDQTGSGYPEQQRYDQRRASSQHDFRGSDEDRSKENGDAGRDDCSYAEGALAISKASGLSSSSYELSQYINGAEHTDPAPQTTWSTADTEYAAIPQVTAPLKYTLPHAVVSFGPAGQLIRVSPGLAMQGDPGKVELHSLEIILGETQEQQDMREFPGPLAREDLHKVDAISFAHQKAEACMKDEKLQDKGSAALLWNLLVLLCRQNGRIVGSDIAELLMRNSQGHGGSGRSESEAPTLIDLSEGPSPETDNLDGADLLTGTATSVGTAESTEKDMQGYTKLLLAGRKKEALESAMKSGLWGHALFLASKMDNRSYTTVLNRFTGQLAPNDPLQTLFQMLSGRIPAVSTCCGSDKWRDWEPHLAVMLSNETGDPIGHQKSIITMGDTLASRGLLHAAHICYLTAYAPFGVYTAKTERLVLLGNCNSLPFKEFAQNSAIRCTELFEYCQRLGDKFFCIPPFQVYKFLYACRLLDAGLASQAFHYCEVIGMSLLRLQEPSMVLLGELIKLAERLKQCEGMGQLSDTADDRPGQEPDWLQQLRYRQQGIQMGSSGWSDAYQSPADRSPLAHEESRVYSESDTSDLSVRGDDQGLDAKFLSYKAAEEQQQQHVQAQQINTQPLLPVMASNTQPAVPLVVGGQDHSYHYTDTAQPPPQPQPSPQHPTLDCPPSAGEGADPSAGPGMLGVQVNAGMMPVAEYGQQYGQQYGQHYGQENDYGDQQAWQQGGHQATITQEGKASEPDKIQPKQSIKSGWFSGWFKHKPKEEQSKASQDADSADPVPTMETPPTSLFSFPPTTNIPAANFPTQPASTGINAFSRKAGE; encoded by the exons ATGGACCCCAGAAGTCCCCACTGGACCGAGCCAGGCCCTGGTCGTCACCCACagagacccagggagagagaggactaccATAG GCCTGCTCACCCTCAGCAGGGGACTGGACCCGGGCACTACCCACCACCACCAAATGTTGGGGACGCTATCACTGGGCACTACCCACCACCACCGGAccccagggagagggagaggcagtggTCCCACCAGGACCCTCGCTACAGGGTCTACCTCACCAGCCCTCCCCCTTCCAGACCACCTCTAGAGTTCTCTCTCAACTCTTACAGCACTCCCCACTCCAGAACAGCTTACGACAGACCCCATTCCACGATgagttacatcagaccagagccaCAACACTCCAGACCCCACTCAAG GCAAGCATATGACTACCCACCCCAGATTCACTGGGACCATAGTCAGGACTATGGCTACTATGACCAGGGCTATTACAAAGGACATTACCCAG ATGCAGGTCAATGGCCTCCCCAGGAACAGTGGAGATCTGACCAGTatcaggagaggagatatgagcaGGACCAGACTGGCAGTGGCTACCCAGAACAACAAAG GTATGACCAGCGAAGAGCGAGCTCTCAGCATGACTTCAGAGGCTCTGATGAAGATCGTTCTAAAGAGAATGGGGATGCTGGTAGAGAT GACTGCTCTTATGCCGAAGGGGCTCTGGCCATCTCCAAGGCCTCAGGCTTGTCCTCCAGTAGCTATGAGTTGAGCCAGTACATCAACGGTGCTGAACACACTGACCCTGCCCCACAAACCACCTGGAGCACAGCAGACACAG AGTATGCAGCTATTCCCCAGGTGACTGCCCCTCTGAAATACACTTTGCCCCATGCTGTGGTCAGCTTTGGTCCAGCTGGACAGTTGATCCGGGTCAGTCCTGGTCTGGCCATGCAGGGAGACCCAGGGAAGGTGGAACTACACAGTCTCGAG ATCATTCTGGGGGAAACACAGGAGCAGCAGGACATGAGAGAATTTCCTGGGCCACTGGCTAG GGAAGacctgcacaaagtagatgccatCTCTTTTGCCCACCAGAAGGCAGAAGCCTGCATGAAAGATGAAAAGCTACAAGACAAGGGCTCTGCCGCCCTCCTTTGGAATCTACTGGTACTGCTGTGCAGACAGAATGGA CGTATCGTTGGTTCAGACATAGCAGAGCTGCTGATGAGGAACTCTCAGGGCCATGGTGGTTCAGGGAGAAGTGAATCAGAGGCCCCTACACTCATAG ACCTGAGTGAGGGCCCCAGTCCTGAGACAGACAACTTGGATGGAGCAGATCTGTTGACAGGGACAGCCACTAGTGTCGGTACGGCTGAGTCCACAGAGAAGGACATGCAGGGATACACCAAGCTTCTCCTGGCTGGACGGAAGAAG GAGGCCCTCGAGTCGGCCATGAAGAGTGGACTGTGGGGCCACGCCCTGTTCCTGGCCAGCAAGATGGACAACAGGTCCTATACCACTGTGTTGAACAG GTTTACAGGCCAGCTAGCTCCCAACGACCCCCTACAGACCCTGTTTCAAATGCTCTCTGGAAGGATTCCTGCTGTTTCCACG tgtTGTGGAAGTGACAAATGGAGAGACTGGGAGCCTCACCTGGCCGTCATGCTGTCCAATGAGACGGGAGATCCAATCGGGCACCAGAAGAGCATCATTACCATGGGAGACACGCTAG CCTCCAGAGGGCTGTTACATGCTGCTCATATCTGCTATCTGACAGCTTACGCTCCTTTTGGCGTCTACACAGCCAAGACTGAAAGACTAGTTCTTCTGGGCAACTGCAACAG TCTGCCATTCAAAGAGTTTGCTCAGAATTCTGCCATTCGGTGCACAGAGTTATTCGAGTACTGCCAGAGACTTGGAGATAAATTCTTCTGTATCCCCCCCTTCCAG GTGTATAAGTTCCTGTATGCGTGTCGTCTGCTGGATGCTGGGCTGGCATCCCAGGCCTTCCACTACTGTGAGGTGATAGGGATGTCTTTACTCAGACTGCAGGAGCCCAGCATGGTGCTGCTGGGGGAGCTTATCAAG CTGGCAGAGCGGCTGAAGCAGTGTGAGGGAATGGGACAGCTCAGTGACACAGCTGACGACAGGCCTGGACAGGAGCCTGACTGGCTACAGCAGCTGAGATACAGACAGCAGGGCATACAG ATGGGGAGCAGTGGTTGGAGTGATGCATACCAGTCACCAGCAGACAGGAGTCCATTGGCCCatgaggagagcagagtgtattCAG AATCAGACACCAGTGACCTTTCTGTAAGGGGAGATGACCAGGGACTGGATGCTAAATTCCTCTCCTACAAAGCAGCAGaagagcaacaacaacagcacGTGCAGGCACAGCAGATCAACACCCAGCCTCTGCTGCCGGTCATGGCTTCTAACACTCAGCCTGCAGTGCCACTTGTGGTGGGAGGCCAGGACCACAGTTACCACTACACAGACACTGCCCAGCCTCCGCCTCAGCCTCAGCCTTCACCTCAGCATCCTACACTGGACTGTCCTCCTTCAGCAGGGGAAG GGGCTGATCCTTCTGCTGGCCCAGGCATG TTAGGGGTCCAAGTGAATGCTGGCATGATGCCGGTGGCAGAGTATGGTCAGCAGTATGGTCAGCAGTATGGTCAGCACTATGGCCAGGAGAATGATTATGGAGATCAGCAGGCATGGCAGCAGGGAGGGCACCAGGCCACCATCACGCAGGAGGGCAAGGCCTCAGAGCCGGACAAAATCCAACCAAAGCAG AGCATCAAGTCAGGGTGGTTTAGCGGCTGGTTCAAACACAAACCCAAAGAGGAGCAAAGTAAGGCGTCTCAGGATGCAGACTCAGCTGACCCAGTTCCCACTATG GAGACGCCTCCCACTTCCCTATTTTCTTTCCCTCCCACTACCAACATCCCTGCAGCCAATTTTCCTACCCAGCCTGCATCTACTGGTATCAACGCCTTTTCTCGGAAAGCGGGTGAATAA